tgagaaccgctgatttagGAAATTAAATTTTGTTGTTAATCATTTGGTTATTCCAACCATAGAGTCAATCTATCCATCATTCCGTAGCTTCTTTTCCTTTGAGAGTTATTGATGGTTTGAAAATGCAggtttttaaaataataaagttGAAGAATATCAAGGATAAATTAAACGAGAAAGTAAGACTATCAAAAGTATTGGGAAATGGATTTCCGTTTGAAAACTTCCATAATTCATATTTCACCCTTATTACGTTTCTTCGCTTTAACGGACATTTTCTTTTCCATCCATTTTTGTCTCTTTAGTGGATCAAGTCGGAACTGGTTTCTCGAAAGACGTCTGCCGCTCCATGGTTGCCATGCTGGACACCGATCAGTCCGGCAAGCTCGGATTCGAGGAGTTCCAGAGCCTTCTGACGGACATCTCCAAGTGGAAGGCGGTATTCAAACTGTACGACCAGGATCAAACCGGCCGTCTGAGTGCGTTCGAGCTTCGGGAAGCCCTCAATTCGGCCGGGTATCACCTGAACAACCGGATTCTGAACGGACTGGTGCACCGGTACGGCTCCCGGGATGGATCGATAGCGTTTGATGATTTCATCATGTGTGCCGTCAAAATCAAAACCATGATCGGTGAGTGACTATTGGCGACTTGGTGCTCGGAATATGAAAAGACAAATTGATTATTTACAGATATCTTCCGCGAAAGGGACTCGGAGGGCACCAACATGGCCACGTTCAGCATGGACGAATGGGTTGAGAAAACGCTTTACTCCTAAGAGTCCCCCTCCCCCAGTGTCCACATCTCGATTTGAGAGCGCCACGAATAATCTCCCGTTTATTGACGTTATTTAATGACAAAAATCTAGTTGTTGGTTACGATATTATCAATTATAATCAATCCGCCCTACAGCAGAAATAGAGGCAACTTGCATTTTGATTCGCCTACGGAATTCGAAACAAAACAATGAACAAAGTAAGAAGCATCTACAAACTTTTACCTACTTTAATGTTATGTTTTATtgtatttatcacattttaaatCAAACCAGTTTTAAGCGTAATTTATGAAACAGTAACTGTATATAAGCATTCTACCGCGACTGGAACTCTTTATGGTTGCTTAATGGAAAATATGTGCTGAACTCTTATCGAAACTCGTACAATTAAAGCGTTGTTAGAGCATCGTTTACAAATGGCCTCGAATAATTTATACATTTGCAGTGAAATTTATGTGGAGTGCAAAGTTTAAATCTAAATTTGTATGTTTGAACGAGTAAATCTGTAATTGGGTGCCTACATTCACTTTTGTCTCATTCGTTGCGTAATGAATATCACCACCATTTCGCAAAGCAACAATCGAACCTAGATAAATAAAGGAAATATCACATATGTAGGATTTCGAGTATTCAAACACGTGTTCGTCAAATTTTGTTTGGCGCATTCCACGTAGGTATGACAAAATAAATGCGCATATTGTATATTTCGAATCTTCTATTTCGTAGAATCTGCGGGGTAAAAAACCAAtgttaattaaaatcaaaagCAAAACTAGCAGAGCCACAAAACCAGATGTGTGGCATTGCTATCGTAAGTGAATTTATCACCCATGTGTTATTGCTTCCGTTCGAATTatttttcgaacaaaagttGATACGCGCTTTCGTTTTCGCCAGAAAATTCCAATCTGAGAAGAGTCTCGATAACCTTTTATTACCATATATCATGTAAGATCCATAGATTAGTGTTTTAGGATGTTTGTcgtttttatagaaaaaaattaagttataAAGAGCGACTGCACGCCAGTTCGTTCAGAAATACTACGGAGTTTCAAAGAACAGAACACTTTTCCCTTAACAACGTTTGCGTTTCTCATGTATCCTCGCTAAAAATCGCGAATTGAATAAGCAAACACAAGAATCTTTTACAACCCATTACTAATGTTTGCCCTGTGCAAATGATTTCCCTGTGTAAATGATCGACTTAAACCGAACGGATCCATATGATGAGTATTAATGTAACCAAGGATCGGAATTCAGAAAcattagtaaacaaaaaaacatatttttcggcATGACCACAACACAAGGTTGTATGTACAAGAGTCATGGTTGTAAACACATTTTATTACATGTGTTACAGACGATGACCGTTATTTTAAGAAAACCAATCTCACGTCACCATGCAACCTTGAGACgacatctgttttgtttctacTACCGCAGCGCAGATCAATGAATATCGGACACTCGATGTCGTGATTCTAACTCAAACCTACACTGCCGTCCCctgcatagttgtcccatgtcacAACTAGAAGTGATTAATGGCAAAGCTACgactaatttaaaaaatcccccctaaaaattagaaatttttcataaaaaaaaggaaattgccAGTAAAGAAATCAGCGTTAGCGAATCGTACGGTGCATCACGCCACGTGTATGCACCAATCAGCGAAGGTGCCGGAACAATCGCCGAGTCAGCAGGTTTATAAATTCTATGACCAGAAAAGCCAAACAGAGGGCCTCTTTTTCATTATCTCTGGTCGTTCCTAATATAAATAGTTTGTAGTAAATAAAGTTAGTGTTTATTGTTAATTCTGATTtatttaagaatttttttttatttttccgtggaacattttgatttcaataaataaatatggaaaattcttctttcataACTGCAATTTTTGCTTAAAAGTCTCCctaaacaattatttttcacaaaacaaaataaattagcactttagggagatTTTGGATTATtcgtagaaattttccatatttatttattgaaatcaaaatgacttagGGCAATAAAAAATTCTCAAATAAATCAGAATTAacaataaacaaacaattacAAACTATTTACTACACTACTTGCACTGACCAGAGCATAACGAAAAAGAGGCCGAGCTCTCTTTTGGCTTTTCTGGTCATAGAATTTATAAAAGCGGAGTGATTCTATAACATCGGCGATTGTTCCGGCCCTTCGCTGATTGGGGTCATACACGTCGTGATGCACCGTACGATTCGCTAACGGCTCCTTCCAGTTGGAAGCCGCCCTCAGGGTTCCTTCTATAGCTGCGGAAGAAGCGGGATGCTTCTCGACTCGGGATGCTCCTCGGATGGATTATTTCGCTTTATCTCCTCTGGTGTGTTCGATGCGGAGAGTGTTTTCAAAATGTAGAATTTAAATGTCATGGCTATGGCTGTTCCCAATATGATGATCAGTAGCGTTGTCGCTGTTGCGGAGGTTATCCACCCGTAGATATCTAGTTTCCAATGTATGTTCTCTGCTGTTAGGTTTAGGAGTTCTATGTGGTTGCGATGCTCTAAATGCAGTTCCTGTAAATGTGCCAATGGAATATGGTTTATGATTTTGGTCGGATTTACCTTAATTCCAGTTATTGGTGTGAAGGGTGGTATCTCCACGTTAGTACTGGAATATTCGACGTCATCCAGTTTTAAAGTACAGTGTGAATGCTGAATGAGATTTGGACCACTGAGGGACCTGGTAGCTGAACAGTTGGATGTCAAAGTTATATTGTGTCCGTGGATTACAATATTGCCATCGTTAATCTTCCGTATAATTTTACCTCCATAAATACGTTCTATAGGGCAATCAGCTGTTTTTCCGGAGATTAACTTTTGCATACACTCTGTGAGTGGTTCCAAACTGCTACTGGAACATACAAAGAGAGCTCTGAGCTTGATACATGGGACATGCGAGATGAGTGGAATTTGTCCTTTCAGATAAAATGGTGCTGGTACATGAATGCGGTAACCATCTTCAATTACTGCTTCGACAAAGTTGAGCGTATATAATGCTCCTTCGATTTGGGACATTTTGAGTACGTAGATAATGTTATCTTTGTTGAACATTGCGTAAGAGCTTGCAATATTCAGAATGCTGTCCACCGAGTTAAGTCCAAAGTCGTTGTTGCGAAGGATTCGTTGAATGGCTTCTAATTCTCCTCCTTGGATGATGCGGCTACTTGGTATGCTACGTCTGGCCAGTGTAAGAGATTCCTCGACGACTTCTAAATAATATAATAGTTCATCTAATTTGAATACAAAATTGAGTGAATCGAAACTTTTGAATGTAACGTTTTCTAACTTCTGCGCATTATCTATCAGAAAATTGAAAGTGTTTGTAAGATTCTTCATTcggttttcaaataaatgattaATGTGTACCTGATTATTGTTTGCGACTATTAAGGAATTTATAGAGCTATTGATAACTTTCAAATCTTCCGCATCAGGACTCCCTGATACGTATTTCCAAGCCCTACCGAGTGATTCCCATCTCTTGAATCTATTCTGAGGCGTAATTCTATCGAATGTCAGATTGATTTTGTCTATCTTTTCCTAATAACTTGTTCGAAAAGCGAATCGGTTAGATCAAAACTGTTAACTGCATAATTGAACAAATCTATAGCTTCCTTGACATCTGTCAAATTTATAGGATGTATTATTCTGACGTAGTTGTTGCTAATCCTGGCTTGTCCTAGAGGTATGATTGCTAGAGGGTTGTGGGTCAGATCGTATATACGGATGTCTGTCCAAGCCGTTGATGTCCAGAGTAGGACACATAGTCTGAAAAGGAGTCATGAGAGTAACGTCTCGTAagttaaattatatttttaagtttttcttaTGGATTTTTATATCTGTAGTGTCGGTAAttgttttttcgttttttcctttatttcgaCTAATCTGTACCTATGACCGTATGGGCATGGTTTGGCCTTTGTTTTAGCAAGAATTTTCCTAGTTCTTATGTCCTGATACCCTTTGTCTGTTtctactatttttgcattttgtctATCAGCTTCTCTAGCAATATTGTCTTTGGCGGTTTGTATAATGTGTTGTTTTGTCATGTTAATATCCTTTAAATCCAGCGACGTGGACCCTTGGTTTggggtcgaaacgtcggatgttgTAGAATCACTCCGCTTTATAAATTCTATGACCAGAAAAGCCAAAACAGAGGGATTTTTACAATTACAaacttttccacaaaataaatgttttttatcACCAAAAATtaagaacttttcatgaaaaaaacaataaagagcaataaaaaatataaaaatttccatagagaaatatacacccaaccagagaatgcatgattttatgacaatcgtgcatgaattccatgcacagattgcataAGGCTGAGGcccatgcacagattgcattaagtcAATATAGCAAGCCATTGCATTAGGTATCTGGTCACGAGAAAAAGGAACTAGATTTGTGTTTGTGTTTACATAGAATCTATTTTTGAACTTCCGTCGAGGAAAGAATTCTTTACACATACTTCGCCAACCTTATTTGCTTACAAAAAAATTTGACCGATAACGAGAATTGAACCTGTGCCGTCCACCAAGCCTAGCGCTATTCGGCTGACGCGCTTGCCATCTGGGCTATACACTAGCTGAGAGAAGCAGTGATAGAAGACTATTATAATCCTCGTTCTATACTATGTGAATGAAGTAGAAGGGTAATAGAGATAGCAAAGGGCGATGAAAATGGAATTGGCTCTGCGTCCTTGTCCACCATCAAGTTGAACGGAGtcgggaagattgtgtgagTCGAAGCTATGCTGCTGTACACGATGCATATATTTGTTGCTGGAGGAGCTAAAGAGAGTCGTTTAGATGTGTtggtcgaaaccaaataaaccgatttAATGCAATGAGTTGACGTAACAAGTATAACATTCTGTGAGTggtttgcatgcgagatttgatacaaaatgattaatgcaaagaatgtcacaactttttgttttgcgtGTAGAAAAGCATTGAAACTGATTACTTTTCCGTCATCTATGAACTTAAAcaaggaaaatttgatcaattttattgcttttttatttatggaatttttgtattttttcctcgCAGAACATTTTGATTCCTAatggaaaaatcttcttttataatggaaattttattttgctgccaaagttgcagaaaattgccaatttgaATTTGTATTTCGAAGTTTTTGGGAAAAAGCGTCTCCTGTGAAATTAACGCAACGTGACATGTACAACTTTCGCAGGCACCGGTTCAAATATAAGCAGAAATTCTGAGTATTCGACAAAATATGTACACATATACAACTCAATAGAACATGGGTCCCCAAACTGTAGGTCACGatccccaggggggtcgtgggctgatCAATGGTGAgacgcgaaagacaaatcttgaATGATACTTTTTCACTATTATGCCCCACCAATCTATACCAGCTTTTAGATTAGAATCTaagtcagcggttctcaacctttttcttgataggtaccccttcaaacttttacattcattgaggtaccccttattgtttttcgctgtaaatgaaaataagcgtagcttataagatatatgaaaaatggactCGCAAAATATGGCTCTCCAAAATGGTGTCTGAATTATTTGTTATTCTGTGAAACTTTGCAATTCAAATAAGGTTtgtacatcaagcttcctataAGACGTTGATGACCTTGGAGGGCTTCAATGCTTCTTGAAATTAAGTTTCCGCGCTTCGTTTCCGAGCATCTTAAgcttcttcaaaaaaatattccgaGTCAGAGTCCGAGGTTTCAGAGTCTCTTAAAAGAAAGCTTCcaacctctagaaaggaggcttccaagattctagaaaggatgcttccaagcctctaaaaagaagacttccaagcctcttgaaaggaggcttccaagcctctataatggaagcttccaagcctctagaaaggaggcttccaagcctctagaaaggaggtttccaagcctctagaaaggaggccttcAAGCCTCTACAAACGAGGCTTcctaactttttgaaaaaactcaaaggtgcagcccaatcgggttgtacgcaaaggtgacgtaggactacgtggcTATTCGAaaatgatggtatttgccataataattagtctcgttttattaacattgagcaaactgctcggaggccaactcaatcaagaagtcgattagttgttcccagttggacggactttgagtctctaaccgtggaattaacatgactcatcggccgctaaagccactcgactggctttcagtcggggacatcacaatccttactttgccacgtacgcttacatcgcgggcgaaaaccaaacgttgcaaataaatatatttccgtttggtttcacgccactgcttatttctcctttatttcgtcaatttttgaggatgatgtcctccaaaaaggcctttatacaaaaggttgatccgacaatccgatatgaactttcttcaaagtgcaaaactcaatcgtaactagcaaatttgatagcgcatcaaagggagatgatgcagtaaatttgaatggatggaatcactaacagcaaccaagctaccacgccaaacccgatcccACCGAAACAATTCGTTTTCGCAATAACCTCTTTCttatcataaaatgttggtcctgagaagaaccatttttcatttcccaatgcgactttctaataactaactgcatccaaacgcttgccggcaccttgcgttgaaactgtccgaccgccacctgatgatttttcgctcagcctccaaaatttggaataaattttccgcattgccactgccaccccacgccttcgtgctgctgtgtccgctccgctgcataaaatgtcgaaccgctctttg
The nucleotide sequence above comes from Armigeres subalbatus isolate Guangzhou_Male chromosome 3, GZ_Asu_2, whole genome shotgun sequence. Encoded proteins:
- the LOC134227893 gene encoding uncharacterized protein LOC134227893 codes for the protein MKNLTNTFNFLIDNAQKLENVTFKSFDSLNFVFKLDELLYYLEVVEESLTLARRSIPSSRIIQGGELEAIQRILRNNDFGLNSVDSILNIASSYAMFNKDNIIYVLKMSQIEGALYTLNFVEAVIEDGYRIHVPAPFYLKGQIPLISHVPCIKLRALFVCSSSSLEPLTECMQKLISGKTADCPIERIYGGKIIRKINDGNIVIHGHNITLTSNCSATRSLSGPNLIQHSHCTLKLDDVEYSSTNVEIPPFTPITGIKSPHRTHQRR